In Salarias fasciatus chromosome 20, fSalaFa1.1, whole genome shotgun sequence, a single window of DNA contains:
- the LOC115408677 gene encoding matrix remodeling-associated protein 8-like: MLLDMNLLQVLAVLFLPAVWGQSSSSRLGVVVEAKNITLPAGSKAVLPCHSPRMVWTQDRLKDRQRVVHWDVVRSTPEYSVERVLDMSPGARQRVYNSFNKDRISVPDSAFNDGNFSLIINNVLTTDKGVYTCNLHHHYCQIHQSIEIQLNVTKSARKERRYWDGEKTVLVVLLGSSVVLPCVNRRPLWREGVQEDRQQVAHWDFQPPGVRPDKADRLVDLYASGERRDYGSRFSKSKMSVEEDAFTLGDFSLSIDDLRPVDKGLYSCHLHHHYCGLAERRIFRLTVGPPLPSAPTTAPRIFQNDEPEQRSGEVESQRVVNVFVPDHRGYFVQHLGYFLATFLLLAFIVVAVIVLTRRRRKRGMEYEPSRFDRVNMESGEEIALDCTEMRTCNPDPLNSGYKNNLLKERDFAKDCNKEFDGKMWK; this comes from the exons ATGCTTCTAGATATGAATCTCCTGCAGG TTCTTGCTGTGCTCTTCCTGCCAGCAG TTTGgggtcagagcagcagcagcaggcttgGTGTGGTGGTGGAGGCCAAGAACATCACCCTGCCTGCAGGCTCCAAGGCCGTGCTGCCCTGCCACAGCCCCCGCATGGTGTGGACCCAGGACCGGCTCAAAGACCGCCAGAGGGTGGTGCACTGGGACGTGGTGCGCAGCACTCCCGAGTACTCTGTGGAGCGAGTCCTGGACATGTCTCCCGGCGCCCGCCAGAGGGTCTACAACAGCTTCAACAAGGACCGCATCTCCGTCCCGGACTCCGCCTTCAATGATGGCAACTTCTCTCTCATCATCAACA atgtgcTGACGACTGACAAAGGAGTTTACACTTGTAATTTGCACCATCACTACTGTCAGATCCACCAGTCCATCGAGATCCAGCTCAATGTCACGAAGTCCG CTCGGAAGGAGAGACGGTACTGGGACGGAGAGAAGACCGTCTTGGTGGTGCTGTTGGGCAGCTCGGTGGTTTTGCCCTGCGTGAACCGGCGCCCCCTGTGGAGGGAGGGTGTCCAGGAGGACCGGCAGCAGGTGGCCCACTGGGACTTCCAGCCTCCCGGCGTGCGTCCCGACAAGGCCGACCGGCTGGTGGACCTGTACGCCTCCGGAGAGCGGCGGGACTACGGCTCGCGCTTCTCTAAAAGCAAGATGAGCGTGGAGGAGGACGCGTTCACCCTGGGCGACTTCTCGCTGTCCATCGATGACTTGAGGCCGGTCGATAAAGGCCTCTACTCCtgccacctccaccaccactactGCGGCCTGGCCGAGAGACGCATCTTCAGGCTCACTGTGGGACCGCCGCTTCCCTCGGCCCCGACGACGGCACCCAGAATTTTCCAGAACGACGAGCCAGAACAAA GAAGCGGTGAGGTGGAGAGTCAGCGAGTGGTCAACGTCTTCGTCCCTGACCATCGAGGATACTTTGTGCAGCATTTGGGATACTTCCTGGCGACGttcctgctgctggccttcatCGTGGTTGCTGTCATCGTGCTAACTCGGAGACGCAGGAAGAGAG GGATGGAGTATGAGCCAAGTCGATTTGATCG GGTAAACATGGAAAGTGGAGAAGAAATAGCTTTAGACTGCACAGAGATGAGGACCTGTAACCCAGATCCTTTGAATTCAG gctacAAAAACAATCTactgaaagagagagatttTGCGAAAGACTGCAATAAGG AATTTGATGGGAAGATGTGGAAGTGA
- the aurkaip1 gene encoding small ribosomal subunit protein mS38, which produces MFVSKVVPRLGLLRRVTCAFQARGEILNGHLQPVIPAYCSLLLPALKQYSTAADNTAPPRWVQLEPELEDALVPRKLSVSPLESWLSLRYSLPPLPEVALPQEDVELLEEKVLPPAAAPVMEDGEGSATPVRCKNVLQIRRRKMNRHKYKKLQKRTKFLRRRVMEGRGKKKQKRFEEDLERIWMRAGLKKAPEGWTTPKIFIKQHGNKRN; this is translated from the exons ATGTTTGTTTCTAAAGTCGTCCCTCGTCTGGGTTTACTCCGGCGAGTAACTT gTGCTTTTCAAGCTCGTGGAGAAATTTTGAATGGTCATCTGCAACCAGTCATTCCTGCTTACTGCTCTTTACTGCTGCCAGCACTGAAGCAAtactccacagcagcagacaaCACAGCCCCTCCACGATGGGTCCAGCTGGAGCCAGAACTGGAGGATGCTCTCGTGCCGCGGAAACTGTCGGTGAGCCCCCTGGAGAGCTGGCTCTCGCTACGatactccctccctcccctgccGGAGGTCGCTCTGCCCCAGGaggatgtggagctgctggaagaGAAGGTGCTGCCGCCCGCTGCTGCCCCCGTTATGGAGGACGGGGAGGGCTCGGCAACACCTGTTAGATGTAAAAATGTTCTGCAGATTCGCAGACGGAAGATGAATCGACACAAATACAAGAAGCTACAAAAACGGACTAAATTCTTGAGGAGGCGAGTGATGGAGGGAAGGGGGAAGAAGAAGCAG AAACGATTtgaggaggacctggagaggaTTTGGATGCGAGCTGGACTGAAGAAGGCTCCAGAGGGATGGACGACGCCGAAGATCTTCATCAAGCAACACGGAAACAAAAGGAACTGA